One Mycolicibacterium pulveris genomic region harbors:
- a CDS encoding LLM class F420-dependent oxidoreductase yields the protein MRMGLSTPVVVQVPGAASAWERDATVEDIVRIAAVADELGFDHLTCSEHVAVPADEADARGATYWDPLATLAFLAAHTTRIRLVTSVVVLGYHHPLAIAKRYGTLDMLSGGRLVLGVGVGSLAAEFDLLGAPWADRGARADDAIRALRASLSQRQPRYDGEYFQFDSMIVDPCAVQPRVPIWVGGRTRRSLRRAVELADGWMPFGLRRDDLSRLLAEMELPHGFDVVLATRPLDPLENPDLAADQLRKLARLGATAVSCSVSATSADHYCEQLAALHEIGRDIG from the coding sequence CATGGGAACGCGACGCCACCGTCGAGGACATCGTGCGCATCGCCGCGGTTGCCGACGAACTGGGCTTCGACCACCTCACCTGCTCCGAGCACGTCGCCGTGCCGGCCGACGAGGCCGACGCCCGCGGCGCGACGTACTGGGATCCGTTGGCCACCTTGGCTTTTCTGGCCGCCCACACGACCCGTATCCGCCTGGTGACATCGGTGGTGGTGCTCGGCTACCACCACCCGCTGGCAATCGCGAAGCGCTACGGCACCCTGGACATGCTCAGCGGCGGCCGGCTGGTGCTCGGCGTCGGTGTCGGCTCGCTGGCCGCGGAGTTCGACCTGTTGGGCGCCCCCTGGGCCGACCGGGGCGCCCGCGCCGACGACGCGATCCGCGCGCTGCGGGCCTCACTGTCGCAACGCCAACCCCGCTATGACGGTGAGTACTTCCAGTTCGACTCGATGATCGTCGATCCCTGCGCCGTCCAGCCCCGCGTCCCGATCTGGGTGGGCGGGCGAACCCGCCGGTCACTGCGGCGCGCGGTCGAGTTGGCCGACGGCTGGATGCCGTTCGGGCTGCGCCGCGACGATCTCTCCCGACTGCTCGCCGAGATGGAGCTTCCCCATGGTTTCGACGTGGTGCTGGCGACCCGGCCGTTGGACCCGCTGGAGAACCCGGACCTGGCCGCCGACCAGCTGCGCAAGCTCGCCCGGCTCGGCGCCACCGCCGTCTCCTGCTCGGTGTCGGCGACCTCGGCCGATCACTACTGCGAACAATTGGCGGCACTGCATGAAATCGGAAGGGACATCGGATGA
- a CDS encoding nuclear transport factor 2 family protein: MTDDRLAELERRLRRIEDERAIERAIASYGPLVDAGDADAVAELWAADGGYDVEGWQMHSRADVAAMVRSDAHQGLIGRGCCHFLGPAVATVDGDDAVAVCQSILVTRRDDGFAVWRAGANHFRLRRIDGRWQVVQRSTRALDGNPEARNLLAAGIAGLPPRT; this comes from the coding sequence ATGACTGACGACCGGCTCGCCGAACTGGAACGCCGCCTGCGTCGCATCGAGGACGAGCGCGCGATCGAGCGCGCGATCGCGTCCTACGGCCCGCTGGTGGACGCCGGCGATGCCGACGCCGTCGCCGAGTTGTGGGCCGCCGACGGCGGTTACGACGTCGAGGGCTGGCAGATGCACAGCCGCGCCGACGTGGCGGCGATGGTGCGCTCAGACGCCCACCAGGGGCTGATCGGCCGCGGCTGCTGTCACTTCCTGGGTCCGGCGGTGGCCACCGTCGACGGCGACGACGCGGTGGCGGTGTGCCAGTCGATCCTGGTCACCCGCCGCGACGACGGGTTCGCGGTGTGGCGGGCCGGCGCCAACCACTTCCGGCTGCGGCGTATCGACGGTCGGTGGCAGGTCGTCCAACGCAGCACCCGCGCGCTCGACGGCAACCCGGAGGCACGCAACCTGCTGGCCGCCGGGATTGCGGGGCTGCCGCCGCGAACCTGA